A single genomic interval of Paracoccus liaowanqingii harbors:
- a CDS encoding CpaF family protein: MFGKRDGLKARQQVVVAPVPPVGLLAVIAQHVEPGMSEEKQKPAKERPAAYYSLKKEIFGALLEAIDVTQLSLMEVQEARQEIRSIASDILGAKKAVISAAAQDEIVEDICNDVLGYGPLEPLLARDDIADIMVNGSDPIYIEVGGKMIQTDIRFRDNTHLLNVCQRIVSQVGRRVDESSPMCDARLPDGSRVNVIVPPLALNGPTLTIRRFKKDKLRLDQLVQFGAITPEGAELLKIIGRVRCNVLISGGTGSGKTTLLNCLTGYVDPEERIITCEDSAELQLQQPHVVRLETRPPNIEGIGEITMRQLVKNCLRMRPERIIVGEVRGPEAFDLLQAMNTGHDGSMGTLHANTPREALSRLESMITMGGFTLPSKTIREMAVSSIDIIIQAARLRDGSRRITHITEVIGLEGEVPILQDLFVYEISGEDRKGNIIGRHRSTGIIRPALWDRARYYGEEKRLTAALEAAQDI, translated from the coding sequence ATGTTCGGCAAGAGAGATGGCCTAAAGGCCCGGCAGCAGGTGGTTGTCGCGCCTGTGCCGCCGGTCGGGCTTCTGGCTGTCATTGCTCAGCACGTCGAACCGGGGATGTCTGAAGAGAAACAGAAACCGGCGAAAGAGAGACCGGCCGCCTATTATAGCCTCAAAAAAGAGATATTCGGGGCCCTTCTGGAAGCGATCGACGTTACGCAACTGTCTTTGATGGAGGTCCAGGAGGCACGTCAGGAAATCAGAAGCATTGCCAGTGATATCCTTGGTGCCAAGAAGGCGGTGATTTCGGCGGCGGCACAGGATGAGATTGTCGAGGATATCTGCAACGACGTTCTCGGATATGGCCCCCTGGAGCCGCTTCTTGCGAGGGACGATATCGCGGATATCATGGTGAATGGCAGCGATCCGATCTATATCGAAGTCGGCGGCAAGATGATCCAGACGGATATCAGGTTCCGGGACAATACTCACCTTCTCAATGTCTGTCAGCGGATCGTCAGCCAGGTCGGACGGCGCGTGGATGAATCAAGCCCGATGTGCGACGCACGGCTGCCCGATGGCAGCCGTGTCAATGTGATCGTGCCGCCCTTGGCCCTCAATGGGCCGACATTGACGATCCGCAGATTCAAGAAGGACAAGCTGCGGCTGGATCAGCTTGTGCAGTTCGGCGCGATTACGCCCGAAGGGGCGGAACTGCTGAAAATCATCGGCCGGGTGCGGTGCAACGTGTTGATCTCGGGTGGAACGGGATCGGGCAAGACGACGCTTCTCAATTGCCTGACCGGGTATGTCGACCCCGAGGAGCGGATCATCACCTGCGAGGACTCCGCCGAACTTCAACTTCAGCAACCCCATGTCGTCCGCCTTGAAACTCGGCCTCCCAACATCGAGGGTATCGGCGAGATCACGATGCGGCAGTTGGTCAAGAACTGTCTGCGGATGCGGCCAGAACGTATCATCGTGGGCGAGGTCCGTGGGCCAGAGGCCTTCGACCTTCTTCAAGCGATGAACACGGGCCATGACGGATCGATGGGCACGCTGCATGCCAACACGCCGCGCGAGGCCCTCTCGCGGCTGGAATCGATGATCACGATGGGGGGATTCACGCTTCCCTCCAAGACTATCCGAGAGATGGCGGTGTCCTCGATCGACATCATCATTCAAGCGGCACGTCTGCGCGACGGCTCTCGCCGGATAACGCATATCACGGAAGTCATTGGCCTCGAGGGCGAGGTTCCTATTTTGCAGGACCTCTTCGTGTACGAAATAAGCGGCGAGGATCGCAAGGGCAACATTATCGGCCGCCACCGGTCGACCGGGATCATTCGTCCCGCCCTTTGGGACAGGGCCCGGTATTATGGCGAGGAAAAACGTCTGACTGCCGCCCTGGAGGCGGCGCAGGATATTTGA
- a CDS encoding type II secretion system F family protein has product MLTALSVGSALYAIFKPRFTSQALAKRRLRLAAGAPLGMSKISGGGTKFRKRSIEETLKDIEDKQKEKARNKSSPALTERLRQSGLGWTRTTYLTMCAAAGVMGYVLTAFAIGFGVVPAAGLSLASALLVPHLYVGIKRNRRFAAFGDELPNAVDVIVRGVRSGLPLGDCLRIIAAEGQEPVRGEFRVIVDDQTLGVPVQDAMLRLAERVPLPETNFLATVVTVQNRAGGNLTEALANLSNVLRERKKMRGKIKAMSAEAKASAGIIGALPPVVAGILYLTSSQYISLLFTTDLGQLVLAGCAIWMSIGILVMRAMINFDF; this is encoded by the coding sequence ATGCTGACAGCCCTGAGCGTGGGCAGCGCCCTCTATGCGATCTTCAAGCCGCGCTTCACGTCTCAGGCTCTTGCGAAAAGGCGGCTCCGACTTGCAGCAGGTGCACCCTTGGGAATGTCCAAAATTTCGGGCGGTGGTACCAAGTTCCGCAAGCGGTCAATCGAAGAGACTCTGAAGGATATCGAAGATAAGCAGAAGGAAAAGGCACGGAACAAATCCAGCCCCGCCTTGACAGAGCGTCTGCGGCAAAGCGGTCTTGGCTGGACCAGAACAACGTATCTGACCATGTGCGCGGCAGCGGGGGTGATGGGCTATGTCCTGACCGCGTTCGCCATCGGCTTCGGTGTCGTTCCTGCTGCGGGCCTCAGCCTGGCATCTGCGCTTCTGGTCCCGCATCTATATGTCGGCATCAAGAGGAACCGCCGGTTTGCTGCATTCGGAGATGAGTTGCCGAATGCGGTCGATGTGATTGTGCGGGGCGTCAGATCAGGCCTGCCGCTTGGGGACTGCCTGAGGATAATCGCGGCCGAAGGCCAAGAGCCAGTCCGAGGCGAGTTCCGGGTCATCGTCGACGATCAAACGCTGGGCGTGCCCGTGCAGGATGCGATGCTGCGCCTTGCCGAGCGCGTGCCATTGCCCGAGACGAATTTCCTGGCCACCGTGGTCACCGTCCAGAACAGGGCTGGCGGCAACTTGACAGAAGCCCTGGCGAATTTGTCCAACGTCCTGCGCGAGCGCAAGAAGATGCGCGGCAAGATCAAAGCCATGAGCGCCGAGGCAAAGGCCTCTGCCGGTATTATCGGCGCGCTGCCGCCCGTCGTCGCGGGAATCCTCTATCTGACGAGCTCCCAATATATCTCGCTTCTTTTCACTACCGATCTGGGGCAGTTGGTTCTTGCCGGCTGCGCAATCTGGATGTCGATCGGAATTCTGGTTATGCGCGCCATGATCAATTTTGATTTTTGA